Within the uncultured Bacteroides sp. genome, the region GCAGGATCACCGCAATAGTCATCTCCTTTTTGCCAGAAAACATGTTTCTCTGAAGGATTGGCAAATCCGCCCCATCCCCAGAAATTGCATCCGGCAAAATATCCGCCGACTTTTTTATCGGCAATAATCAAATTGAAAACAAATTTGTAGTAAGAGTCACGTGCAGTTGTTGTGCTCTCTTTTGAAAACTTGAAGCCATCTCTCGGAAAACCAAACTCTTCCATAACAAGAGGTTTTTTATATTTCCGTGCAATATTGAGATGTTCGTCTATATACTCTTTAGTATTCACTTTAGCCAACGGTAGTTTCTCTGACAGACTATCTTTTGTTACCCACCCCCAGTTAAATGGCCAAAGATGCACATTCATATAATCTACATTCTTATCGGCATGTATTCTTTCAAAAAGCTGTATATCTTCTTCACATCCATGTTTTCCTTCGCTCCCGGTAGAAACCATGTGATTTTTATCGAGACTTTTTATCTGAGCAGCCACATCGGAAATCCAGCGGGCAAACGGTTCTTTGTTTTCATCCGAAAAAGCACGAGGCTCATTTCCTATCTGCCAGGACATGATAGCCTCATCGTTCACATATTTCTTACCGGTATAACGATTGGTCCGGGTAATAATATCTTTTACGTAATTACGGAACAGAGCTTTCGCGGAATCAGACTGATGATACTGCCTCACATATTTCATATAAGCAGGCCACCCGTCCACTGCTGGAACTGGTGCTTTACCATAACCGGCCCATTCCAGATATTGAGAGTATCCCCCTGTCCATTCCCATGAGTTATTCAGATAGAGAACTGCATACATTTTGCGTTTACCCATCTGAAACAATAAATAATCCAATCCCGCTAAAATAGTATCATTATAAACTCCGGGAGACTTTTGTAAAGTAGGCTCAACCTTTGAAGTAATTCCATTCTTGCCATCTGAACCAACCAGAACACGAAGATTATTAATCCCCATAGACTTTAAAAAGTCCAGTTCTTTATTTAAACGGGCACGATTTCCCCCTTCACCTTGCGAGCCAAGAATTGCACCATACCAGAAATTGGTACCTATATAATAATAAGGTGCCCCATTCTGAACAAAATGGCCATTCTGAACATGAATAAAAGAACTTTTCTTTTGAGCGAAAGTGCAGTTTAATAAAGACAGTGATAGAAATAGGAGTGATAAAAAATATTTCATATTGCTTAAGATTAAAGTATAACAAATGCCACTACTTGTGTAATTACAAATGTAGAGATTATAAAATAATTATTCCGTGTATTATTTATCTATTCATAATACAATTTTAACCTAACACCAATAACCAATAAAGTGTTGTACAAAAGATTGCATTCTTTTGTACAAAAGAAAAAATTATCCTGTACAGAAGAATGAATTCTTTTGTACAGGATAACAAGAATCTATCAGCAATAAAAAATAAATGAATCAGAATGATCTCCTGATTTCCCGCATCGGTCAGGATATTATTAACATTAGTATGATAATTGAATCCAGAGATAGAGAGCTAACAAAGTGATTGAGCATTTAGTACCTCCGGATGTTTTTTTAACGCGTTCAGCTCTCCAGATGAGCCAGAAAGATACGGTAGAAACTTATAAGGAACCTATCAAAATCAGTTGCCGGTTTTTTCCGGACCAACTTTCCGGCAAGTTTCTTATATTGCTCCAACCGCCGGGAATCAATATCCTTCAGCGCCAGTTTGCCACCAAAACGGAGTTTATAGAAATCTACCAGCATATCAAAACCAGTCCAACCAGCAGACCTTTGTCCTTTAATGCCTGCATAGGCAAATAGCTCTGTGGCCGTCATCGGAGCAAAACGGTTTCTTGCCACGGGTTTTAAATCGTTCGGGAGATAACGCAAGCGAGTAAGTTCCCTCAAATGGGCTTCACAGAACTGCCGATAGTTTTGAGAGTTCAGTACGGAATCGTTCCACAAAGGTTGTATGCCTATTTGCTGCAAAGAATCGTGCTCTGTCCGGTAACGAGCAAAGAAACAATTAAACCCTTTCACAGAGTCCAATGGAACGGTCTCTACTTCCGTTTTTCCCTTCTCATACAACGTAAGAATTTTATAAGCTGACACATAACCGGCTGTAGAGGGGACCTGCACATTCCACAAACGATTGCCTTTCTTTGACACATATATTTCTTCATCGTCCATGTGGATATGACCGCCAAGATGAAGTGTTACACCAGCATCTGCCAATAGTTCGGCCATGGCGGAATCGGGGAAACGATGTACATCAAACTTGCCGGGAGCGGCAATATCAGCTATATATTGGGCAACCCCGTCATTATAATCTGTCATGGGATAATGACTAAAAGCAACCAGTTTCTTTCCATACTTGTGAGCTTGAGCGGCAACCTGTTTTATCCAGGGCAAGAGATAAGACTTCACCTGCAACACTTCGTTGTAACCCGCCTTGGCTCCCTCAAAAGCTTGTATGCTATCGTCCTTAATAACTTGCGGACGGTAAACCGAGGCGTCGATAGCCAATACCCACACGCCCTTTACAGGCTCTACCAGATAACTACCATCAGGAATAGCCGGTTTTCTGCCTTCATAAACATAAGTACGCTTACCCCAGTCGGCTTGTCGCACCGCTTCTTCATAACTGTAATTCTCATAGGTGTAAGTACTGAACGGAGTAGCCCAGAACAAATACTCCTTTTGCGGCCAGAAACCAAAAGAAGCCCATTCGTTGTGTATCTCCTTATAGCCACATCGCTTCATGCCAGCCAACGAATCACGGGCAGCAAAAGGGTGCGACGGATCGTGATTGCCTGTCATCACCAGAAAGTGCATGTTGTGACTAGCAGAGTAAGAATCGAGTATTTCACGCACTTTCCGCACATTCATCAATTGTCCGTCATCAGTCAGGTCACCTGGCAGAAGGATGTAATGGATATCCCGCCGGGCTATATCATCCAGAGCAGCCAGAAAGGCAAAATAGTTTTCATTGAACAAGCGGGTAGAATGCAGTTGGGAGTCCATGGAACGAACATAAGAGGTGTCCTGCAAATGAACATCCGACAATACAGCAAACCTTATCGTCCTGGCATCGCCATCTAAAAAGCGGCAGCCTCTGCCCGAAAGTTGGGAACAGAGGCTTGCCAGACAAAACAACACTAATACATATCTTTTCACAGCAAAAACATCATTTCAAATTAAAAGTGACCAATCCATCCACATTCTGGCTAAACATAGTGTCGGCAAAATAAGCCGGACGAGTATCTCCCCAACGTACGGAGGAGTTACGTATAGTTACATTGGATGCATTTTCAAGATAGAATCCATAAGTTTTTCCTTTCACAAACTCCGCGCCATTGCAAGGACGTTTATCATAAATACCACCTTCAAAGTTAGTTCGTTTGGAAATCATTAAATCTACCTGGTCAAAATAAATATTCTGAATTTTATCTTTTGTATCAGCACCCACGAACACTCCGTTCTCACTTTCACACTTAATATTATTGAAACTTATGTTAGTTACAGCTCCTACCTGATAATCAGCCATTCCTTTTGGAAAACGCCAGCCTGCATCCTTGTGATCACCAGCTTTACGCGTATAGGCTGTTACATAAATTGCTTCAGATTTTCCCCACCACACGTCTGAGAATAACTTGCTATCGACCACGATATTAGAGAAAATCACATTTTCCACTGTACCTTCATCACGATTCTGAATACCAATGCCTCGGTTACTGTCTCTGATAATGCAATTATCAACCACTACATGACTGATACGATCCATATTCTCAGAACCAATCTTGACTGCACAAGAGCGGGAAGTCATGATACAATTAGTCACTGTAATATTCTCGCAAGGACCCAATTCCTCGTATTCACGGCGATTCTTCAGACAGATACAATCGTCTCCCGATTCAATCCGGCAATTGCTGATACGTACATTCTTGGAATGATCCACATCAATACCATCGCAGTTGCGTATTTTCAGGCTGTTCAGAATACTGGCACCATCAACAACCACATCATTGCAGCCTACCAGGTGTACAGTCCAATAAGCAGAATTTCCGATAACAACATCTTTGATACGGATATCCTTTCCATTAATCAGAGTCAGCACATGCGGACGAGGATCAAATGTATGTACAGGTTTAAGTGCGTAAGAATCCTCCAATTCCTTACCCATAAAGGCTATGCCGTTTCCATCAATCTTACCTTTCCCACTAATAGAAAACTGTATGATATCCTTTCCGCTAATCCACATCATTCCTTCTCCCTTATTATCACGGAAAGCACTATTATTATAAACCTTCTCATCCGGGTTGGCCAGCAATTTTGCATTGGCATCCAAATGCAGGTCAACATAAGATGCTACGGAGAACGGTCCGGTCATATACACTCCGTCACCCGGAATAATCACACGGCCTCCCCCTGCTTTATTGCAGGCATCAATCGCTTTCTGAATAGCCTCTGCATTATCCGTGATACTATCACCTTTCGCACCATAATCACGAATATCAAAGTCTGTTTTGTTATTATGACAGGCCGTCAGGAGCCCCAATACCACAATAGCAAATATTTTTTTTAGTCTCATCATAACTATATTTTTTTTAATTGTTTACTATGACAATCTGTTCTTTTTTATCTGAAGGAAAAGATACTTGTTCCATTTGTTCTCCTTTCACATCGTCCAGAATAATGGCTGGACGGTAATCTGAATCTACCAGCTTCAGCCTCACATTCTTCAATGTGACATCTTTAGCATGACGGATATAAAATCCCCATGAAGGAAGTTCTCCGAACATACTGAATTCCGGATATTTATCTATCTGTTCGGGCACTTGCTTCAAACGGTTCAACGGTATATAAGCCATACCTTTCGTTGCCCTTCCCGGATAAGTTATTTCAATATTTTCAAGATGAACACCTTCTATACAGTGTCCTGGTATGCCCGCTATAGAGGAAGGAAACGGATTGTGAAAGAAATCCACTTCCGGGCCACGAAGATCATAATTAATGTCCGGCCTATCGAAAGGTACCTCTACATTCATATCTTTTATAAATACATTCTTTATTGTTCCAGCACGCTCACCCGCCCGGTGACCCAGACGTATAAAGAGAGCATTTCCTGTATTCTTTGCTGTAATCCGGCTGACACAGATATTTTCAATGTTACCTCCGTCAACCGATTCAATGGCAATAGCGGAACGGAACGTATCGAACACACGGATATTATTTATCGTAATATTCCTGAAGCCGCCCCACGAAGCTGTGCCAAACTTAATTGCACTTGCACTGCTGCAAACTTCACAATCAGCAATATAGATACTATCATTGCAGGCATCCGGATGATATGATTTCAAGCAAATACCGTCATCGGCCGCATTCACATTGCAACGAGTAATTTTTACCCTGCGGCAGTCTGTAATATCGAAACCATCATTGTTCCAGTAAGCCCTATTTACCATCGCAACTTGGTCTATAACCAAATTTGAACAAAGATCGAACGTCAAACCCCAACAAGCACTATTCCGCAAATGCAATCCAATGATAGAAATATTCTCACACTCTGACAAAAGAAACAGTTTTGGTCTAACCATCTCACTAGGGCGCATTCTGTGTACATTGTAATGCGGATCTATTCGTACTCCGGCATGATGTAAACTATCAATATTCAGAGCTAAAGCCAATCCCTGACCATCAATTGTGCCTTCGCCACTCAAAGCTATGTTTTTTGCCTGATTTCCAAGAATTAAGGCTAACTTTGAGTTATCACTTTTTTCTGTAACATTATTAGCCTCATTTAAAGGATAATAATCATCTGGATTCGTACTGCCTAATAAGACAGCATCCTTATTAAGATGTAACTCTACTCCTGATTTCAATAGCAAGCTACCAGTAAGATAAACACCTTTTGGAAAAAGGATTCTACCGCCTCCATTCTTGCTCAACTTATCTATTGTCTGCTGAATTATGATTGTATTAAGTGTTTTTCCGTCGGCTACAGCCTTTCCCTGAGTCACGATATTGTAATCGCGTCCTAATGCTGAAAAAGCAAGCAGCAAAAACAGACTTACACAAATATATTTCTTCATAAACAGCATACAATTTATTTCGATATAGATGGCGGACAATTTTCTTTCTTTGTAGCCCAATTCATATTTGGGACAGCTCCCATCACAAATTCAAGAGTTCCACCATCAAGTATCTGCTTATGAGTAATATAATTATTATCAAACTTTTTTCCATTCAGTATAGCCG harbors:
- a CDS encoding beta-galactosidase; the encoded protein is MKYFLSLLFLSLSLLNCTFAQKKSSFIHVQNGHFVQNGAPYYYIGTNFWYGAILGSQGEGGNRARLNKELDFLKSMGINNLRVLVGSDGKNGITSKVEPTLQKSPGVYNDTILAGLDYLLFQMGKRKMYAVLYLNNSWEWTGGYSQYLEWAGYGKAPVPAVDGWPAYMKYVRQYHQSDSAKALFRNYVKDIITRTNRYTGKKYVNDEAIMSWQIGNEPRAFSDENKEPFARWISDVAAQIKSLDKNHMVSTGSEGKHGCEEDIQLFERIHADKNVDYMNVHLWPFNWGWVTKDSLSEKLPLAKVNTKEYIDEHLNIARKYKKPLVMEEFGFPRDGFKFSKESTTTARDSYYKFVFNLIIADKKVGGYFAGCNFWGWGGFANPSEKHVFWQKGDDYCGDPAQEEQGLNSVFASDKTVGIIKESIRKFK
- a CDS encoding metallophosphoesterase, whose amino-acid sequence is MKRYVLVLFCLASLCSQLSGRGCRFLDGDARTIRFAVLSDVHLQDTSYVRSMDSQLHSTRLFNENYFAFLAALDDIARRDIHYILLPGDLTDDGQLMNVRKVREILDSYSASHNMHFLVMTGNHDPSHPFAARDSLAGMKRCGYKEIHNEWASFGFWPQKEYLFWATPFSTYTYENYSYEEAVRQADWGKRTYVYEGRKPAIPDGSYLVEPVKGVWVLAIDASVYRPQVIKDDSIQAFEGAKAGYNEVLQVKSYLLPWIKQVAAQAHKYGKKLVAFSHYPMTDYNDGVAQYIADIAAPGKFDVHRFPDSAMAELLADAGVTLHLGGHIHMDDEEIYVSKKGNRLWNVQVPSTAGYVSAYKILTLYEKGKTEVETVPLDSVKGFNCFFARYRTEHDSLQQIGIQPLWNDSVLNSQNYRQFCEAHLRELTRLRYLPNDLKPVARNRFAPMTATELFAYAGIKGQRSAGWTGFDMLVDFYKLRFGGKLALKDIDSRRLEQYKKLAGKLVRKKPATDFDRFLISFYRIFLAHLES
- a CDS encoding glycosyl hydrolase family 28 protein, with the translated sequence MRLKKIFAIVVLGLLTACHNNKTDFDIRDYGAKGDSITDNAEAIQKAIDACNKAGGGRVIIPGDGVYMTGPFSVASYVDLHLDANAKLLANPDEKVYNNSAFRDNKGEGMMWISGKDIIQFSISGKGKIDGNGIAFMGKELEDSYALKPVHTFDPRPHVLTLINGKDIRIKDVVIGNSAYWTVHLVGCNDVVVDGASILNSLKIRNCDGIDVDHSKNVRISNCRIESGDDCICLKNRREYEELGPCENITVTNCIMTSRSCAVKIGSENMDRISHVVVDNCIIRDSNRGIGIQNRDEGTVENVIFSNIVVDSKLFSDVWWGKSEAIYVTAYTRKAGDHKDAGWRFPKGMADYQVGAVTNISFNNIKCESENGVFVGADTKDKIQNIYFDQVDLMISKRTNFEGGIYDKRPCNGAEFVKGKTYGFYLENASNVTIRNSSVRWGDTRPAYFADTMFSQNVDGLVTFNLK
- a CDS encoding glycosyl hydrolase family 28 protein; translated protein: MKKYICVSLFLLLAFSALGRDYNIVTQGKAVADGKTLNTIIIQQTIDKLSKNGGGRILFPKGVYLTGSLLLKSGVELHLNKDAVLLGSTNPDDYYPLNEANNVTEKSDNSKLALILGNQAKNIALSGEGTIDGQGLALALNIDSLHHAGVRIDPHYNVHRMRPSEMVRPKLFLLSECENISIIGLHLRNSACWGLTFDLCSNLVIDQVAMVNRAYWNNDGFDITDCRRVKITRCNVNAADDGICLKSYHPDACNDSIYIADCEVCSSASAIKFGTASWGGFRNITINNIRVFDTFRSAIAIESVDGGNIENICVSRITAKNTGNALFIRLGHRAGERAGTIKNVFIKDMNVEVPFDRPDINYDLRGPEVDFFHNPFPSSIAGIPGHCIEGVHLENIEITYPGRATKGMAYIPLNRLKQVPEQIDKYPEFSMFGELPSWGFYIRHAKDVTLKNVRLKLVDSDYRPAIILDDVKGEQMEQVSFPSDKKEQIVIVNN